In Actinoplanes sp. NBC_00393, a single genomic region encodes these proteins:
- a CDS encoding AAA family ATPase, with amino-acid sequence MSLDAISRNGTSPAVADWRLAFRRLDALLAGAVAGARQRYGADAGHDSFRGLYLSEADALGALHDTAAEPLRGARDVDPAWAQIVAYHRGWAWVRDTAGLSDAELDVVLVALGPEADVRYERLYGYLQDDVSRRRPTVALILDLISESARDRIGRRALFGPDRPLLRHRLLQLVADDRVPAPPLLSHVVVLDEQIAELMLAPGGFDRRVASYATLRRPAPGRWASTTLPPNVRATVLTAARAAQDGEPLRVHLHGPAGSGRHTAAEALAGELGVPLLHMRTDHLPEPDDQGARAVLRAFREAALHGAVAYVDGLAGLPPGSRRRAALGECLAAHAGITLMSDTEPWAGSGGAFPVLEVSFGQADAQTRRAAWAGNLRRARTGSADRLAATLADRFSFGPARIAEAVTRARVSAGPGRAPSAAQVFAAARRQTGHRLAALARRIEPVCTWDDLVLPAETTAQLTDLCARVRLRSTVLSAWGFDRKLQRGRGTSALFTGPPGTGKTSAAEVIAGELGLDLYSIDLASVVSKYIGETEKNLERIFSAAAEADAILMFDEADALFGKRSEVHDAHDRYANIETSYLLQRMEQYDGIAILATNLRQNLDEALTRRLQFVVDFPFPDDTHRAGIWRICFPAGAPLATGLDFDALARDFRLTGAEIKNAALHAAFLAADRGEPIGAAALHRAIRREFQKMGRVPPEPVPDDGR; translated from the coding sequence ATGTCACTCGACGCCATTTCCCGCAACGGGACTTCGCCCGCCGTCGCGGACTGGCGGCTCGCCTTCCGCCGGCTGGACGCGTTGCTCGCCGGCGCGGTCGCCGGGGCCCGGCAGCGCTACGGCGCGGATGCCGGGCACGACTCGTTCCGGGGGCTCTACCTCAGCGAGGCGGACGCGCTCGGCGCGCTGCACGACACCGCCGCCGAACCGCTGCGCGGCGCCCGCGACGTCGATCCGGCGTGGGCGCAGATCGTGGCGTATCACCGCGGGTGGGCGTGGGTCCGTGACACCGCCGGGCTCAGCGACGCCGAACTCGACGTTGTCCTTGTCGCGCTGGGTCCCGAGGCGGACGTGCGCTACGAGCGGCTGTACGGCTACCTGCAGGACGACGTCAGCCGGCGGCGGCCCACGGTCGCCCTGATCCTGGACCTGATCAGCGAGTCGGCGCGCGACCGGATCGGCCGTCGCGCCCTGTTCGGCCCGGACCGGCCGCTGCTGCGGCACCGGCTGCTGCAGCTGGTGGCCGACGACCGGGTGCCGGCGCCGCCGCTGCTGTCGCACGTGGTCGTTCTGGACGAGCAGATCGCCGAGCTGATGCTGGCGCCCGGCGGGTTCGACCGGCGGGTGGCCTCCTACGCGACACTGCGCCGGCCGGCGCCCGGCAGGTGGGCGAGCACGACGTTGCCGCCGAACGTCCGCGCGACGGTGCTGACGGCGGCACGGGCCGCACAAGACGGCGAGCCGCTGCGGGTGCACTTGCACGGCCCGGCCGGGTCGGGGCGCCACACGGCCGCCGAGGCGCTCGCCGGTGAACTCGGCGTTCCGCTGCTGCACATGCGTACCGATCATCTGCCCGAACCCGACGACCAGGGCGCCCGGGCCGTGTTGCGGGCGTTCCGGGAAGCGGCTCTGCACGGCGCGGTGGCGTACGTCGACGGGTTGGCAGGGTTGCCGCCGGGATCGCGCCGCCGCGCCGCGCTGGGGGAGTGCCTGGCCGCGCACGCCGGGATCACCCTGATGTCGGACACCGAGCCCTGGGCCGGATCGGGCGGCGCGTTCCCCGTCCTCGAGGTGTCCTTCGGGCAGGCCGACGCGCAGACCCGCCGGGCCGCCTGGGCCGGGAACCTGCGACGGGCCCGGACCGGCTCGGCGGACCGGCTGGCGGCGACGCTGGCCGACCGGTTCTCGTTCGGGCCGGCGCGGATCGCGGAGGCGGTGACCCGGGCGCGGGTGAGCGCCGGGCCGGGGCGGGCGCCGAGCGCGGCACAGGTGTTCGCCGCCGCACGGCGCCAGACCGGGCACCGGCTGGCCGCGCTGGCCCGCCGCATCGAGCCGGTCTGCACCTGGGACGACCTCGTGCTGCCGGCTGAGACGACCGCGCAGCTGACCGACCTGTGCGCCCGGGTGCGGCTGCGTTCCACCGTGCTGTCGGCGTGGGGCTTCGACCGCAAGCTGCAGCGCGGGCGGGGCACCAGCGCGCTGTTCACCGGCCCGCCGGGCACCGGCAAGACCAGCGCCGCGGAGGTGATCGCCGGCGAGCTGGGCCTGGATCTGTACTCGATCGACCTGGCGTCGGTGGTGAGCAAGTACATCGGGGAGACCGAGAAGAACCTCGAACGGATCTTCTCCGCGGCGGCCGAGGCCGACGCCATCCTGATGTTCGACGAGGCCGACGCGCTGTTCGGCAAGCGGTCCGAGGTGCACGACGCCCACGACCGGTACGCGAACATCGAGACCTCCTACCTGCTGCAGCGCATGGAGCAGTACGACGGCATCGCGATCCTGGCCACCAACCTGCGGCAGAACCTCGACGAGGCGCTGACCCGGCGCCTGCAGTTCGTGGTGGACTTCCCGTTTCCCGACGACACGCACCGGGCGGGCATCTGGCGGATCTGTTTCCCGGCGGGCGCCCCGCTCGCCACCGGCCTGGACTTCGACGCGCTGGCCCGCGACTTCCGGCTCACCGGCGCGGAGATCAAGAACGCGGCGCTGCACGCGGCGTTCCTGGCCGCTGACCGGGGCGAGCCGATCGGCGCCGCGGCGCTGCACCGGGCGATCCGCCGCGAGTTCCAGAAGATGGGCCGGGTGCCGCCCGAGCCGGTCCCGGACGACGGGCGGTGA
- a CDS encoding D-alanyl-D-alanine carboxypeptidase family protein: MAATDHLVSPFAVELGMEPETGVDSQFGDESGDEEAPAGSHPLAAVFALPRRAFDALAKGGWAAAVAVAAGAGVRDVNQLTNLVFWYRHPELIGQKLRADQRDLAQEWLRVRDEIVRPALAGLPPPASPPAPGPGRPGRTSIPAEGLRWFGPPQQQTPELMAFMRKVYALHVRRSRGDFVDTLPASALADVVPGKKARKDAAAKARDMLAAASNALAAAGLTGTVRIGVLSAYRSAARQFDIWQGKTTKGAGGFPHYYAATRAARNDPRFGGEHSDKAAAYLAQHMAGLVAAPGYSNHQDGLSLDLGTREGRGDLVKVYEGSWFHGWLRANAHLYDFEPLATEAWHWTYRPPAGTASEFEPAPEVWREDEAPPVVEPEEGLEEGGEQEAEDFEAVAENAFDGPEREGSEPLDLDPEASVLVWTRLLRFAPARVRRMMEDRLSEARERWLTANRPLRRRFPNEPATNLDGHPIPPWVSAPAVLDHLRRHYDQQHGALTAADQARRYSRAPGMVLGANPAGPVTANYFVLHDTADTGERTSVSRTGGVHLWVGTVSLARGADWDQAGDATKLEIPQRTCFVHVELTRATSCAITAAAADTYPNTGISTARSAGTRYTDQQYDDVANAYIVASLRRGRFLTVTAHKELDRSAVQRGHPNRLGHGDPGDFDVDRLYRLISRKLVLPVTSTFGITQQRVASRNLDGHVNAFIGYARGNAAAADQYAWPIPWQHQNPGLPQGDSTVPPYPSAHLYVMPLHNAAGQPVLHCGNGNWHHGAPP, encoded by the coding sequence ATGGCGGCCACCGACCATCTGGTCAGCCCGTTCGCCGTCGAACTGGGGATGGAGCCGGAGACCGGCGTCGACAGCCAGTTCGGCGATGAGTCCGGCGATGAGGAGGCTCCCGCGGGCAGCCACCCGCTGGCGGCGGTGTTCGCCCTCCCGCGGCGGGCGTTCGACGCGCTGGCCAAGGGCGGCTGGGCGGCGGCTGTCGCCGTCGCCGCCGGAGCCGGCGTGCGGGACGTCAACCAGCTGACCAACCTGGTGTTCTGGTACCGGCATCCGGAGCTCATCGGGCAGAAGCTCAGAGCCGACCAGCGCGACCTCGCCCAGGAGTGGCTGCGCGTTCGCGACGAGATCGTCCGGCCCGCGCTCGCCGGCCTGCCGCCACCGGCATCGCCACCCGCTCCCGGCCCGGGGCGGCCGGGCCGGACCTCGATCCCCGCGGAGGGGCTGCGCTGGTTCGGGCCGCCGCAGCAGCAGACTCCGGAGCTCATGGCGTTCATGCGCAAGGTCTACGCCCTGCATGTGCGGCGCTCCCGGGGCGACTTCGTGGACACCCTGCCGGCATCGGCGCTCGCCGACGTCGTGCCGGGTAAGAAGGCGCGTAAGGACGCGGCAGCGAAGGCACGCGACATGCTCGCCGCCGCGTCGAACGCGCTCGCGGCCGCCGGCTTGACCGGCACGGTCCGGATCGGCGTGCTCAGCGCCTACCGGTCGGCCGCCCGGCAGTTCGACATCTGGCAGGGCAAGACGACCAAGGGCGCCGGCGGCTTCCCGCACTACTACGCCGCGACCAGGGCGGCCCGCAACGATCCCCGCTTCGGTGGCGAACACAGTGACAAGGCCGCCGCATACCTTGCCCAACACATGGCCGGCCTCGTCGCCGCGCCGGGCTACAGCAACCACCAGGACGGGCTCTCACTCGACCTGGGCACCCGCGAAGGCAGGGGAGACCTGGTCAAGGTCTATGAAGGGTCGTGGTTCCACGGCTGGCTGCGGGCCAACGCGCACCTCTATGACTTCGAACCGCTCGCGACCGAGGCATGGCATTGGACGTATCGCCCGCCTGCGGGAACAGCCTCGGAGTTCGAGCCGGCACCTGAGGTGTGGCGGGAGGACGAGGCGCCCCCGGTAGTGGAACCCGAGGAAGGGCTCGAGGAAGGGGGCGAGCAGGAGGCCGAGGACTTCGAGGCGGTGGCGGAGAACGCGTTCGACGGACCGGAACGGGAGGGCAGCGAGCCACTCGATCTCGACCCGGAGGCCAGCGTGCTGGTGTGGACGCGGCTGCTGCGATTCGCTCCGGCCCGTGTCCGCCGGATGATGGAGGACCGGTTGTCCGAGGCCCGCGAACGCTGGCTCACCGCCAATCGCCCGTTGCGGCGACGCTTCCCGAACGAGCCGGCCACGAACCTGGACGGGCACCCGATCCCGCCCTGGGTCAGCGCGCCGGCGGTGCTCGACCACCTGCGGCGCCACTACGACCAGCAACATGGCGCGCTGACGGCGGCCGATCAGGCGCGGCGCTACTCCCGCGCTCCGGGCATGGTGCTGGGCGCCAACCCGGCCGGTCCGGTCACCGCGAACTACTTCGTGCTGCACGACACCGCGGACACCGGCGAACGCACCAGCGTGTCGAGAACCGGTGGCGTCCACCTGTGGGTGGGGACGGTGTCGCTGGCTCGCGGCGCGGACTGGGACCAGGCCGGCGACGCGACCAAGCTGGAGATCCCGCAGCGGACCTGCTTCGTCCATGTGGAACTGACGCGCGCCACCAGCTGCGCCATCACGGCCGCGGCGGCCGACACTTACCCGAACACCGGCATCAGTACGGCCCGCAGCGCCGGCACGCGCTACACCGACCAGCAGTACGACGACGTGGCCAACGCCTACATCGTCGCGTCGCTGCGCCGGGGCAGATTCCTCACCGTGACCGCGCACAAGGAGCTGGATCGCTCGGCTGTCCAGCGGGGGCATCCGAACCGGCTCGGGCACGGCGACCCCGGGGACTTCGACGTCGACCGGCTCTACCGGCTGATCAGCCGCAAACTCGTCCTGCCGGTGACCTCGACGTTCGGGATCACCCAGCAACGCGTGGCGTCGCGCAACCTGGACGGGCACGTCAACGCGTTCATCGGGTACGCCCGGGGCAACGCCGCGGCCGCCGATCAGTACGCCTGGCCGATCCCCTGGCAGCACCAGAACCCCGGCCTGCCGCAGGGCGATTCGACCGTGCCGCCCTACCCCTCGGCTCACCTGTATGTGATGCCGTTGCACAACGCGGCCGGGCAGCCGGTCCTGCACTGCGGCAACGGGAACTGGCACCACGGAGCGCCGCCCTGA